ATTATCAACCCTTCCTGGATTTGTACTTCCTGGCGCAGCTCCCGAACGCTATCAGATTGAGGCAACCAAGTCCGGCCATCATCCAGAAGAAGCGATCCAGGTGACCCTCGTTCAGGTCGTCGGGGATCCACCCCGGCGCGCCGCCAGTCGCCGTCGCCCATTGCACGGTCGTCAGTAGGAACGAGCTAAGGTAGCCGCCGGCCGCTATTGCAAGGAGCCCGAGCGCCGTGCACACGGTCTTCATCGCGGCCGGCGCTTGGCCGTAGAAGAAGTCGAGCTGCCCGATGGTGGTGAGCACCTCGCCCACGCCCATCAGCGCGTACTGCGGCGCCTGCCATAGCACGCTCGTCGAGTTTGGCGCAGCACGGAGGCGCGCCGTCTCTAGAAGCGCTGCAGAGGCCATCGCGAGCACGGGCATGGCGAGTCCGGCACCGATCCTCTGCAGCTCCGAGATGCCTTTCTCCCTCCCGGTGAGCCTCCTGGCAGCCGGAACGAAAGCCCGGTCGTAGAGCGGGACCAGGAGGATGATGGTGAGTATATCGAAGGTGGACATGGATGCCGGCGGGACGCGCACGGAGCCGACGGTGGCGTCCATCGCCATGCCTTGCTCGACGAATGTCGACGTGACCTGCGCCGACACGGCATAGAAGAACACGGCGGACGCCCAGAGCGGCAGCATCCTCACGAGAATCTTGAACTCCTCGACCTGCGTGACGACGCAGAGTCTCCACGGGCTGGTCCGCGCTGGCGCggctgccgcctccacctccttGTCCGAAGCCACGAGAATGGCGGCCTTGTCGAAGAATCTGATCAAGCAAGCAGCATATCAGTCATTCAGTCTAGTGGTAACCAAGCACGCGACGCGAGGTAAACTCAGAGGATTGTAGTAACTGACCGGAGATCGGTGGTGTGATCGATCCTCGGAACTCCGGCGAGGCCGTCCTCCAGCATGCCGTAGAGCAGAGAGCTATCGGCCGGAAGCTCGATGCCGCACTTTCTCACGGCAGCGACGACGACCTGGCACACTCGGATGAGCGGGCTGCCGCGGGTACGCTGAAATCTAT
The sequence above is drawn from the Triticum aestivum cultivar Chinese Spring chromosome 7A, IWGSC CS RefSeq v2.1, whole genome shotgun sequence genome and encodes:
- the LOC123152618 gene encoding protein NRT1/ PTR FAMILY 8.3 is translated as MASTGEHTVALLAGLPAEAAEAYTTDGSLDFDGNPALKNRTGGWRACRSILGTEFCYCLAFHGISFNLVTYLTTVLGQSNVAAARNVSTWQATCFLMPLGGAVVADSYCGRYRTMVVSCFIGVAGMLMTALSAYLPLLVKNIVSSNIVPSQEFVLFLGLYMIAIGLGGLRPCLMSFGADQFDDGDPSERATKGSFFNWYIFNMNCASLISSTAIVWVQDHCGWALGLTIPAVVLAAGLSCLVAALRTYRFQRTRGSPLIRVCQVVVAAVRKCGIELPADSSLLYGMLEDGLAGVPRIDHTTDLRFFDKAAILVASDKEVEAAAAPARTSPWRLCVVTQVEEFKILVRMLPLWASAVFFYAVSAQVTSTFVEQGMAMDATVGSVRVPPASMSTFDILTIILLVPLYDRAFVPAARRLTGREKGISELQRIGAGLAMPVLAMASAALLETARLRAAPNSTSVLWQAPQYALMGVGEVLTTIGQLDFFYGQAPAAMKTVCTALGLLAIAAGGYLSSFLLTTVQWATATGGAPGWIPDDLNEGHLDRFFWMMAGLGCLNLIAFGSCARKYKSRKG